Genomic window (Prevotella melaninogenica ATCC 25845):
TGAGAAAGCAGGCTTGCACGGAACAACGGAAATCACTCTGAGCAATGGTGTGAAGGTATATTTCAAGAAGACCGACTATCAGAAGGATGCTGTGACACTGAACTTCTTTGCAGAAGGTGGTTCTTCCCTCTATCCTGTCAAGGATTTGATTAACACACAGTTTATCTCAGCAGCTGTAAAAGAAGGTGGTGTTGGCCGCTTCAGCGCAACAGAACTCAATAAGTTCTTAGCTGGCAAGACTGTTCGCATCAATGCTGGTGTAGGTGATGAGACACAGTCTATCAGCGGTAACTCATCTATCAAAGACATCCGCACACTCTTTGAACTTACTTACTTGTATTTTACAAACTTACGTCGTGATGACCAAGCTTTCCAGTCAGAGCTCAACCGCATGCGCTCTTTCCTCACCAACCGTGAGGCAAGTCCTAACGTTAGCTACAACGACTCTATCGCTGCCATCGTTTATGGTAATTCGCCACGTGTACAACCACTCAAGGCTGCATCACTTGACAAGGTAAGCTATGACCGTGTTCTCGAGATTTACAAGGAGCGTTTCAGCAATGCTTCTAACTTCAAGATGATTATCATGGGTAACATTGACATCGCTCAGTTGCGCCCTCTCTTGGAACAGTACATTGCAACTCTGCCATCAACTGGCAAGAAGGAAACCTTTGCGAAGACCTATCCTGACGTGCGCAACTGCAACGAGACTCACCGCTTTGAAAAGAAGATGAAGACCCCATTGGCACGTGTAACCGTCTTATACACATGGGACGAACCTTATACAGCGAAGGCTGATTTAGAACTCGACGTCTTCAAGCGTGTATTGTCTATCGCCTATACCGACTCTGTGCGTGAAGAGAAAGGTGGAGTGTATGGTGTGAAACTGCAGCAGAGTCTGAACGCAACAAGCAATCCTCACGCTCTCTTGAAGATTGCCTTTGATACCGACCCAGACAAGTATAACATGGTAATGCCTATCATCACAAAGCAGATTGAGCACATTGCCAATAAGGGTCCAGAGGCTGTAAGTCTGCAAAAGGTGAAGGAATATCTCTTAAAGCAGTACGACCAGTCTTCTGTTACCAATGACTACTGGCTCTACGTGATATACAACCAGCTGCGCCACGGAGTTGACTTTGACAAGGACTACAAGGCTATCGTGCGCAACATCACAGCTACTGACATCCAGCGTATTGCCCGCAACCTTATCAAGAGCAACCGCCGTATAGAAGTGACGATGCAGTCTGAAAAGGGAATGTAAGCCGTTCTATATTATAGGTTGCACAAAGTAAACCTACTTAAAACAGCCATATCGAAGCCAGAGAACTTTGATATGGCTGTTCTTCTTTACTATTGGTGTTCGAGAGAATTTATCTCTGACCTTACTAATATAACGTTTACACTTTGAACGATTTTCGATTTTCTCTTTATCTGTGTAGATTTATATTTATCTGCTACTTTGTTGTTGGTACAATACCTGCATCAGTATCAGAGTTATGAATACGTTGGTTCACCTCAGAGCCATGCTTTCCAAAATTAAGGTTAAAATGAAAGTCTATGCCAAAAACCTTACATAGATTTTTCGACCATACCATTTGATTATAAGGAGCAAGATGGGAAAGATTTTCTACAGACATTTCATAACGTGAACTGAAGATGTTCTGCAACTGGAGTTCTACACCCCATTTTTCTCTATTGTACCCAAAGACTATACTATGTGATTTCTCATCTTTGTTAAGTGTCTCCCCCCACAGGTTATGAAAACTTGTCTCAAGATTGGCGCCTACATACCAATTCTTGTACATTCCCATTAAGTTGGCACGCAAACCCCAGTTGGTATGTGTATGCGTATAGGTATTGCCATTGCTGATATAGCGATTGACAAATGGGGTTAATTGGATAGACATATAATCCTTCCAAGGTTGTACTTTTAGGTTTATTTGAGAGTTCAGACGATGGAAGCCTCTTTGATTGGCATAACTCCTAACATAGAAGCCATTCGAATAGGTCGTTTCTTCCATATATGGCTTGTCGTCATAGCTGTAACGGGTAAACCATTCTGCACTAATATACTTTGTTCCTACGCTAATTGACAGTTCATTAGAGAAAAATCTGACCGCTTGTAGATTTGGATTTCCACGGCGTATTTGGTAAATGTCTATGTGCTGTTCAACATCGCTTAATTCGGCAAGTGAGGGTGCGTAGCCTCCCATGTAGGCTTTGTAGCGTATTGACAGATAATTGTTGAAACGGTACCCCAGCTGAATAGTTGGGCGAAATATATATTTTACCTGTTTGGCATTTCCTTGGCTAACATAGGTTCTCATAGCACCTACACCTACCATATAATCCAGTTTTCCTAACTTTGAAGCCCATTCTCCAAAACCATAACTCTCACCTGTATTCATCTTTACGCTTGAGGAGGTGTTTCCATCGTACGCATTTTTTGTGTACATCTGCTGATGTCGCAGACCGAATGACAACCGCGAATCCTTGATTTTCTGCTCGTAAATAACCTCAGCTATAGCTGAATATTTATTACCATCAACATGGGAAGATATTTCTTGTACAGAATTTCCCTGAGATTGGCGATATAAACGGTCGTTCTTAGTATTGATATATGTTCCTATCAGGTCAAAGAAAAGATGCTTATCCTTGGTAAACTCATGTTGATAATAAATATCTAACGATGGATTGTTGCTCCTTGACTTGGTGCGGTCCATGATATCGAATGTGTTGCTATTCTGAATAAGTTTGGAATTTCTATCAAATACCGCATGAGGCGTATTGTTATATAAATCACGAAAAGTAACACTCAATATGTTTCCGCTATTTATGTAATCGTATCCTATGGATAGATTGATGTTATCATATCGTGCCTTTGTCTTTTGCCCTATCTCATAGTTGTTGATACTGGGGGTCGTTGCATGGAAAGCCTCCGTGTTTTCACGTAACCAGTTTATATCACGTCGATTCCAGTTTACAGATGCCTTGAAGTTTGACTTACCTACATGATAATTACCCGATAGCTGATAATCTCCTATACCTAAGGGATTGATAGTGTTCATAAACTCTCCGGAGATGCTTCCACCATTCTTCTTTTCTTTTAAGATAATGTCAATTACGGCAGCTACATTTCCGTATCTTAGACCAGGATTATCATGATATTCTATTCTCAATACGTCTGTCGGCAAGAGAGCCTTCACCTCCTGTATCTCTGCCTTTACACCATTAATACGTAACTCTACGGCATCCCCCATAGTTGTAGTCACCTTACTGTCGAGCGTATTTACAGAGATTCGTGAAAGCTGAAGATGCTGCAACAAACTTAAACCATTGCCTGATGTTTTTTGCTGAAGCAGATTAGGGATAATTATTTGACGGTCAGCTTTTTGTATTACGTTGTTGGCAGTCACTGTAACGTCATTAAGCTGCTTACTCTCTGGCTCCAACACGATTGTACCCACCGAAAGGTGCTTAGAAATGTTTTGGCATTTAATTTCCTGTGTAGAATACCCAACAAAAGATATCCTTATTCTATAGTTCTCTCCTTCATGCGTATTCAGTTCAAAGCCACCATTCATATCAGTTACCACTCCACTAATCATCTTATTTTCGCTTTCACGAAATAACGAAACAGTTGCAGCTGGTAATGGTTGCTTGTTTTCATCTACGACCGTTCCCGTAGTTTGTGCAGCAAGAATACCATAGCAGCCAGACATGAGCAACGTGAGAATTTTCTTTTTCATAAACATTATATTATTTATTATATGTATTGTCATATTATAATTCTGGAGTCAACATCATGATATGGCGACAACTTTTCTTGTCTTTCGATGTTGCAAATGTAATTCTTTTTTTTAATTTTCACTACGCAAAAGTGTAATTCTTAGTTGTTTGCTTAAATTTAACATCAAAGTGTGATCATGTTGCTTTATAAATACAATATTCACATAATTTCTTTTGTTTCTTGATTTATATGGCAAAAATACGTCTTTTCCAAAGATCACCTATCACACTTTTGTGTAAATTTGCTCCTCGCTCTTTGTTTTTTACACTTTTGTGTAATTCTCTTGCGATATTCTGCATTAAAAATGTACTTTTGTAGAAAATAAAATAGAGGGACCTTATTAAGTTGAACATATATGACAGATATAAAAGAATTCTTTATAGCATCGAATACTGTAAGCAATGCACCAGATTATGATTCTAATGTACTGTCCACATTGATTCATACAGTAGAGTCCTTTGCACGTGTAACCTATCAGAGCATTTATTTGATAGACTATTATAAGCAGGAGTTTCTTTATGTATCAGATAACCCTTTGTTTCTTTGTGGTCATACAGCAAAGGAGGTGAAGGAATTGGGATATAGTTTTTATTTGAAATATGTACCAGAGGAAGAACAAAAAATGCTTGTTGAGTTGAACAGAAGTGGTTTTAAGTTCTTTGATACTTTCGACAATGTTGATAAATACCAATGCTCCATGTCATATCATTTTCATCTGAAGAGTGGAACAAGAAGCAGACTAATCAACCACCAGATTACTCCTATACTATTAACTGACGATGGCAAGATATGGATAGGTATGTGTGTTGTTTCTCTATCTTCACATAAAACAGTTGGACATGTAGAGTTCCATAAGAATGGACTCCGCAATTATTGGAAGTACTCTTTCGAAAGCCATCGGTGGATGGAATGTGAAGGAGTTTCGCTAAAAGAAGAGGAACTCGAAGTGCTTAGATTGTCAGCAGCGGGACTAACAATGACAGAAGTAGCAGACAGAATGTGCCGCTCATTAGATTCTATTAAAACCTACAAACGTCACGCCTTTGACAAATTAGGCGTGGCGAATATCACCGAAGCTATTTCAAGAGCTATCTTAAACAAACTCTTCTGAAAATAATAATTTACGGCAAAAGCGAAGATACACATTCAATTAGTAAGTGCATATTGAGACTCATTTGGCTTTGAAAAGACGCCTATCGATTAAATGGTCTCTACATGCTCTAACACTGTGTATCCTTTAAAAAGCATTTCCCAGTGAAAACAATTTTGCTGTCACTACTGTCACCCTAATTCATTAGTTAACTTGCTATGTAACAGTAGGATTACATGAAATGTTAAATGTGACAGCAAAACGAAATTAAAATTATTCGTGGAATAGCGTGTATGATTTTCTACCTACATTTAGTTGACTTTATCACGCTAAAATACAAAACCGCCTAAATAATTCCCATCAAGCGGAGAACCGTTGGGGTAAGCAGGGCTGTGAAGATGCCGTTTAGCGTAATACCTAAGCTCGCAAAAGCACCATACTTACTGCTATATGCCATTGCTGTTGATGCACCCACAGCATGAGAGGCAGCACCCATAGAGAGACCTTGTGCGATAGGACTATTTACATGACCATAGGACAACATCTTAAAGCCTACCAAAGCACCAATAATACCAGTGACAACCACCACGGCAGCAGTAAGAGAAGGAATACCACCGAGGCTCTGTGTCACCTCCATAGCGATAGGTGTTGTTACTGATTTGCTTGCCATTGAGAGAACGATAATATCTGGTGCGCCACAAAGCTGTGCTACGAAAACAACACTCACAATACCCACCAAACAGCCAACAAACTGTGACAGAACGATTGGTAGCCACAGACGCTTTATGGCATCAAGCTGTAAATAAAGTGGTACACCTAAGGCTACAACTGCTGGTTTAAGCCAGAAGTCAATTAATTGGGCACCTTGCTTATAGACAGCAAAAGAAACACCAGTTATCTTGAGATAGACAATAATAAGTACGATAGCTATCAAGATAGGGTTGAGTAACATCCAACCAGTACGCTGCTGTAGACGTTTGATGTAAAAGAAGGCAGCAAAAGTTAATGCCAAAATAACATACTGATTGGAAAAGATATCTTTACCATCCTGTATAAGGTCAATAGTCTGACCGATTGTTTCATCCCACGAATTCATTATTTTTCCTCCTTTTTAGTTATCTTATCCTGTCCGAGTAACGCTTTGTCAAGTTCTATTCTTTCAGCCTCTTCCATGGCCTCAACCTCTTCGGTTTCCTCCAGCACCTTCTTCATCTTCTGCGCATGGGCACGATGATGAAGTAAGTCCATAGCCATCAACCGACGTTCAAACTTTATGACAAGCTGATGCATCTGTCCTGTAACAACAAGAACAAGAAGAGTACTGACTACTGTTGCAGTAACAATAGGGAACCATTGAGCCTTAATAAGATCAAGATAGAGAATAAGAGCCACCCCAGGCGGTACAAAGAAGAAGCCAAGGTTTGCTATTAGAAGCTGTGATAATCGCTCCACCCAAGCTAACTTTACCCATCCTAACTTTAGGAAAAGAGTTAGTAAGAGCATACCAATGATACTGGACGGCAGTTTTATTCCTGTAGCCCAAACAATAAACTCTCCCAATGCTAAGCATCCGAAGATAACAAAGAACTGTCTTGCCATGTAAAAAAGTTATTATTCAACACCACCATCAAACATGTTCGTTTGAATAGTTATAGCATTTAATAAGCGAGTGCAAAGTTATAGCTTTTTTAAGTATCAAACGCTAATTTTCCCTTTTTTAATACTTTAAAGAATACCATTCAATGATATTTATCAAGCAGATAACCAATGAAATCGGAAAAAAATGCGTAAGTTTGCAGGTGATAAAAAGCTATACAACGTTCGTAATGACAGAAACAGACAATAATATATCCGATAAAAAACTGCGACTTACTATCAGATTTAGCAGAAACAACATGGCATTTGCCGTGGGTGACCCACAAGAGAATGGTATGCTCGTTTATGAACCCTACGAGATGAATATGGGTATCTCTGTTGCCGCCAATCTACGCGAAGCCTTCAAGGTTTCTGAATTGCTGCAGAGCGGATACAAACGTTTGTTAGCAGAGATTGATACCCCTGTGATGCTTATGCCTATTGATGACTTTGGTACACAGGATATCGAGACACTCTATCATCACACTTATCATAGACAAGGTAATGAGGAGATTCTATCGAGTATCCTACCAGACTTGAATGCAATTGCTGTCTTTGCAATTAACAAAGACCTCAAGCTCGTTATCGACGACCATTTCAAGGATATTCGTATACAACCGCTTATGCAGTCTGTATGGACGCATCTCTATCGTCGTTCTTACGCTGGTCCACGCAGAAAACTTTATGCTTATTTCCATGAGAAGCGTATGGAGGTTTTCAGTTTCCAACAAAACAGATTCCGTTTCAGCAATTCATACGAAGCAACTAATGAGCATGATGCTTTATATTACCTCCTTTATATATGGAAGCTAACTGGAATGGATGTAGAGAAAGATGAGCTATATATTGTTGGTGATATACATTACCAAAACTGGCTCATTGACAAAATAAAACAACATTTGAAGTTCTTTAGGGTTATCGATCAGGAAGTTTACTTCAACAATAGCCAGTTAGCTAAACGTACAGAGATACCTTACGACATGAAAGCAATTTATTTGGAATAAAAGAAAGATTAAGATGTAGAGTGAATTAAATCCACACATCTCCCACAGATACAAATGTCTTAACTCCATTTCACTCCTTAACTCCTTCACTCCTAAAAAAGAAACTATGCGAATTATAACAGGAAAATATAAAGGCAGACATTTTGATATTCCGCGTACCTTTAAGGCACGTCCTACAACAGACTTTGCTAAAGAGAATATCTTTAATGTTATCAATGCTTACGTGGATTGGGAAGAAACAACGGCACTCGACCTCTTTGCTGGTACGGGTAGTATATCCTTAGAACTCTTATCACGTGGTTGCCAACAGGTAATAAGTGTAGAGAAAGACCGTGACCATGCCCGCTTTATCAGTCAATGTATGGAGAAACTCGGTACAAACGAGCATATATTGATAAAAGGAGATG
Coding sequences:
- a CDS encoding TonB-dependent receptor; its protein translation is MKKKILTLLMSGCYGILAAQTTGTVVDENKQPLPAATVSLFRESENKMISGVVTDMNGGFELNTHEGENYRIRISFVGYSTQEIKCQNISKHLSVGTIVLEPESKQLNDVTVTANNVIQKADRQIIIPNLLQQKTSGNGLSLLQHLQLSRISVNTLDSKVTTTMGDAVELRINGVKAEIQEVKALLPTDVLRIEYHDNPGLRYGNVAAVIDIILKEKKNGGSISGEFMNTINPLGIGDYQLSGNYHVGKSNFKASVNWNRRDINWLRENTEAFHATTPSINNYEIGQKTKARYDNINLSIGYDYINSGNILSVTFRDLYNNTPHAVFDRNSKLIQNSNTFDIMDRTKSRSNNPSLDIYYQHEFTKDKHLFFDLIGTYINTKNDRLYRQSQGNSVQEISSHVDGNKYSAIAEVIYEQKIKDSRLSFGLRHQQMYTKNAYDGNTSSSVKMNTGESYGFGEWASKLGKLDYMVGVGAMRTYVSQGNAKQVKYIFRPTIQLGYRFNNYLSIRYKAYMGGYAPSLAELSDVEQHIDIYQIRRGNPNLQAVRFFSNELSISVGTKYISAEWFTRYSYDDKPYMEETTYSNGFYVRSYANQRGFHRLNSQINLKVQPWKDYMSIQLTPFVNRYISNGNTYTHTHTNWGLRANLMGMYKNWYVGANLETSFHNLWGETLNKDEKSHSIVFGYNREKWGVELQLQNIFSSRYEMSVENLSHLAPYNQMVWSKNLCKVFGIDFHFNLNFGKHGSEVNQRIHNSDTDAGIVPTTK
- a CDS encoding helix-turn-helix transcriptional regulator, encoding MTDIKEFFIASNTVSNAPDYDSNVLSTLIHTVESFARVTYQSIYLIDYYKQEFLYVSDNPLFLCGHTAKEVKELGYSFYLKYVPEEEQKMLVELNRSGFKFFDTFDNVDKYQCSMSYHFHLKSGTRSRLINHQITPILLTDDGKIWIGMCVVSLSSHKTVGHVEFHKNGLRNYWKYSFESHRWMECEGVSLKEEELEVLRLSAAGLTMTEVADRMCRSLDSIKTYKRHAFDKLGVANITEAISRAILNKLF
- a CDS encoding LrgB family protein yields the protein MNSWDETIGQTIDLIQDGKDIFSNQYVILALTFAAFFYIKRLQQRTGWMLLNPILIAIVLIIVYLKITGVSFAVYKQGAQLIDFWLKPAVVALGVPLYLQLDAIKRLWLPIVLSQFVGCLVGIVSVVFVAQLCGAPDIIVLSMASKSVTTPIAMEVTQSLGGIPSLTAAVVVVTGIIGALVGFKMLSYGHVNSPIAQGLSMGAASHAVGASTAMAYSSKYGAFASLGITLNGIFTALLTPTVLRLMGII
- a CDS encoding CidA/LrgA family protein, with translation MARQFFVIFGCLALGEFIVWATGIKLPSSIIGMLLLTLFLKLGWVKLAWVERLSQLLIANLGFFFVPPGVALILYLDLIKAQWFPIVTATVVSTLLVLVVTGQMHQLVIKFERRLMAMDLLHHRAHAQKMKKVLEETEEVEAMEEAERIELDKALLGQDKITKKEEK
- a CDS encoding DUF3822 family protein encodes the protein MIFIKQITNEIGKKCVSLQVIKSYTTFVMTETDNNISDKKLRLTIRFSRNNMAFAVGDPQENGMLVYEPYEMNMGISVAANLREAFKVSELLQSGYKRLLAEIDTPVMLMPIDDFGTQDIETLYHHTYHRQGNEEILSSILPDLNAIAVFAINKDLKLVIDDHFKDIRIQPLMQSVWTHLYRRSYAGPRRKLYAYFHEKRMEVFSFQQNRFRFSNSYEATNEHDALYYLLYIWKLTGMDVEKDELYIVGDIHYQNWLIDKIKQHLKFFRVIDQEVYFNNSQLAKRTEIPYDMKAIYLE
- the rsmD gene encoding 16S rRNA (guanine(966)-N(2))-methyltransferase RsmD, giving the protein MRIITGKYKGRHFDIPRTFKARPTTDFAKENIFNVINAYVDWEETTALDLFAGTGSISLELLSRGCQQVISVEKDRDHARFISQCMEKLGTNEHILIKGDVFRFLKSCHQKFDLIFADPPYALPELETIPDLIFQYDLLKEDGLLVFEHGKNNDFSAHPHFIEHRSYGSVNFTLFR